The DNA window TGTTACTATTTTGCTCCTGTTGTCGTTGTTATAATGAGTACTCTCTTTTTTAGAGAAAAACTTACACTTAAACAAATAATATGTTTTATAGGTTCTACAATAGGTTTGATACTTATAATAGGAGTCAGCAGTGGAGGAAAAAGTGATATGACTGGTATTTTATTTGGCCTTGGAGCAGCTGTTCTTTATGCCACAGTAATTTTATTAAATAAATCTATGACTGGTATCGACGGAATAACAAGAACTATATTTCAACTTGCTGCGGCAGTTATGGTTATATTTCCTTATGTTTTTGGAACTGAAGGTTTTCATATATTACAACTTGATAATATTGGATTAATTAATCTTATTATTGTAGGAATAGTACATACTGGAATAGTTTATGTTTTATATTTTTCGTCACTCTCGGAATTAAGTGGACAGGAAGTATCAGTACTTAGCTATTTAGATCCTCTTTTTGCAATTTTAATATCTATTTTATGGATGGGAGAATCTATAACTCAACTTCAATTATTAGGTGGTGGAATGATTCTTCTATTTACTCTTACCAACGAAATGAAAATTTATAAAAAATCTATTTTAAAAGCAAAATAGTCATTATCTTTACAATCAAAAAAGTTCAGTAAATACTGGACTTTTTTTAGTCTTATAATTTTGTTTAATTTCATTTTAAAATAAAATATTTATGGACTAACTGTGATAATTAGAATAAAATATTTGTATCTATTTAACAGAACAAATTTTAAATATAATTATTAAGGATTTAAAGAAGATAAAAATAAATTTTGAAGGAACGTGAAATATGAACCAAGTTTTAAAGTATATGTATATAGTTAATTATCCAACATTTGAAGAAGATCTCTGTCTATTAGAAATGAGAGCTATTTTTGGGAAAATACCCGATGAAAAAACTTTATTTTCAAATATAGGATTTAATTCATCTAATAGTCCTTTTATAAAGACTCGTCTGGATATTATCTATGAGAAAGATACTATAGAAGAACTTTTAGTTGAAATAAATAAGGACACAACAGTCTATAATAACTTTAAATTAGAATATGTGAGATTAAACAATAATAATAACATCCCTTATGAGGAAAGATTAGATTTGATAAAAAAACTTTCTATGAATATTATAGGTACTCACAATTTTAAAAATCCTGAATTTAATTTTGGTGTAACTAAAGTCGATGGCAAGTGGCTATTTGGTATTGATAATAAAAATGATTACAAATGGCATACTCATGACAATAAGCCGTGCTCTTATTCTAATTCATTAGGTGTTAAAGTTGCTAAAGCTATTGTTAATATTGCTAACAATGGTTTAAAAGAAAAAACTATTATAGACCCTTGTTGTGGAGTTGGAACTACAATAGTTGAAGCACTAGATGCTGGTTATCAGATAGAAGGATATGAAATAAATAAACACATCGCAAAAAATGCAAATATTAATTTAGAGTTTTATGGATTTAATCCTATAGTTATAAATGACGATATGCATAATATAAAGAAGAAATATGATAGTTCTATAATTGATATTCCTTATGGTCTTTTTAGTCATACTTCTGAAGATGAACAACAAGATATAATTAATACTGCTCGAAGAATTTCAAATAAAATAGTTTTAATCTCTTTTGAAGAACATGATTCCATGATAGCTAAAGCTGGATTTAAAATAATTGATAGATGTGTTGTTACAAAGGGAAAGTTTAAAAGATTCATAGTAGTTGCAGAATAATTTTTTATTTATAATTAAAATATTCAAAAAAAATAAATTAAATTTAAAACTTTTTTTAGAAACCTGTGGTCTAAATATTATAAGTGTTAAAAGTAAAAATATAATTTAATCCCCCTAAAAAGAGCCTCTATCCCCCCAGAGGCTCTTTCCCTTTTTTGAAACTTCTTTTTTACTTATTTAATTTCATATGTAAGATTGGATAAGGATTACCGTGGTCATCAAATTCAGATCTTTTGAATACGCTAAAACCTATATGCTCATAAAAAGCAGTTCCTTTTGGATTTTGTTCATTAACATCTACATATTTTACATTAAGATTAGAAATTACAAAATTAATAAGTTGCTTACCAATCCCTTTTCCACGAAAATCATCACTTACAAAAAGCATTTCTATTTTATCCTCATGAATCCCTATAAAAGCTATTATTTCCTCATTATTTCTTATACAAAAGAATTCATCTACATAAAGAGCCCCCTGCTCAACAAGCGGCTTTAAATCCATTATGTCACTTTCTTTTAAAAAGAAATGTGTTGCTCGAACTGAAGACTCCCAAACATTTAATATATCACTGATTTCTTTTTTTATTAACTCTTTATTTAGTTTTTCTATTTTATAACTCACTATAATTTTCAACTCCATTTACATTATTTATTTATAAAACTACACTACACTCAGTGTTTTAATATTATTTTGAAAGACCCTTTCGTCAATTGCTTCATCCTTTGAAACTACATTTTTTCATTTCATTTAAAAAAGTCTCTAACTCGTTCTTTTCTTCAAGAGTCAACGTTTCTTTATTCAAAAGTTCTTGAAATCTTTTCTCATCCATATAGCTTCTCCTTTCTAAATAGAATCTATTAGGCTTTAAATTTTTTTATAATTTTCAGACAATTTTTTTAAATTTTTCCCAGTTACTCTGAATGTTGTCCATTCATCCATCGGCTCTGCACCTAACTTCTTATAAAACTCAATAGATGACTTATTCCAATCAAGACACCACCATTCTAACCTTCCACAATCTCTTTCCTCACATAAAGTAGCTAAATATCCTAACATTTGTTTCCCAAAGTCTCTCCCTCTAAAAGCTGGCTTTACATATAAATCTTCTAGATATATCCCCGGTTTCCCTAAAAATGTAGAAAAGTTATGAAAAAATAAAGCAAAACCTATAGGCTTTCCATTTAATTCTCCTATTATAACTTCCGCCATATTTCTTTTAAAAAGAGACTCTCTCAAAATCTCTTCTGTTGCTACTACTTCAGAAAGTAATTTTTCATAATCAGCTAACTCTTTTATAAATTTTAAAATTAAACTTGTATCTTCTTCCTTTGCAATTCTAATTTTAAACTCCTGTTTTTGATCTAACATCTATCCCTCCGATTAAAATTTTCTAATTTTTATCTCAACTTTAATATACCCTATCTTCCTTATCTTTGCAAATATTTAAACTAAACCTTATTTTATGGTGGAAATTAAAAAAAATGGTTATCAAACATTATTGTTTGATAACCATTTCTCTACAATCTAAAACCACTAGAATTAACTAGTAGTTTTTGCGTATAAAAATTAATTTTTAGACTTAAAGTATAAATGAGATTAAGAAACTAAGTGTCACTATTGAAAAAATTGTTCCTAATATTGTTGAACTAGAACTTTCAACCTCTGAAACTCCATATTTTAATCCAAACATTGTAGAAATTGTCGCTGTTGGCATAGCACAAAGTAGTAAAATCTCTTTTGCCATTATTCCTTTTAAATGGAATAAAACAATTAATCCACTCATAATGATTGGCTGTAAAATATTTTTCATAAAGATATTAAAATAAACTTGTCCTGATAAAACAACTCTATAACTAGCCATAATTAGTCCAAGAGAGAATAGTGAAACTCCCGATGTACTCTTTCCAATAAGTTCAAAAGAGTGGAAAACAACTTTCGGTATCTCAATATGGAAAACTGAGCATAGTAGTCCCAGTATAGGAGCTATTATCAATGGCTTTTTAATACAGTTGATTAAGCTTGATTTTATTATTTTCATTGGACTTGCTGTAGCATCTTTTGACTCTAAGATAATTGTTGTTATAGGAATCATAAATATACTTGTTATAACATTTCCAATTGCAACAGAGATTAGGGCTTCTGGCCCTATTAAAGATGTTAAAACTGGAATACCCATAAATGCCATATTTGGAAAAGCACAAACAATTGAACCTTGAGCTGCTTTTCTTGAATCGTATTTGAATATATGTTTTTGTATAATAAAAGAGATCACGTATAATCCCATTAAAGCTAGAGCAAAAGATGATATTATTCTAACATCTAAAAGAGTTTTAGGGTTGGCTTTAGCACTTCCAATAAATAAGTGTAATGGAAAACTGAACATCATTACATAGTCTGCAAAAGCCTTTTTATGCTCTATTGACACAATTTTCTTTTTTCCTGAAAACCACCCTAAAGCAATTACAAAAAACACTGGCACAATAGAATCTAATATTGTATCTAACACATTAAAACCTCACTTGTATTTTATTTTTAAATTTTATTTTTTTACTAAATCTGAAATGGCTTTAGCTACTGTTTCTGCAACTCTTGGATCAAATGGACTTGGAATTACATATTCAGTTGATAGCTCGTCATCAGTTATTAGATTAGCTATAGCTTGAGAAGTTGCAAACTTCATCTCTTCAGTTATTTTTTTAGCTCCACTCTCTAAGGCTCCTTTAAATAAACCTGGGAATGCTAATACATTGTTAATTTGATTTGGATAATCAGATCTTCCTGTTCCAACGATTTTAGCTCCTGCTGCTAAAGCTTCTTCTGGCATAATCTCTGGTGTTGGATTGGCCATTGCAAAAATCACAGAATCTTTATTCATCTCTTTTACCATTTCAGGTTTCAAAAGTCCTGGTGCTGATACTCCAATAAATATATCTGCTCCTTTTATAGCTTCTTTTAATCCACCTTTTAAATTCTCTTTATTTGTAATTTCAGATAACTCTGTAGTTAAGAAATTATATTCTCTATTTTCATCATCTCTAGCAATGATTCCATCAATATCAATAGCTAAAATATCAGCTACATCTAATTTTTTAATCATCTTAATTATTGATGATCCAGCTGCTCCAGCTCCACATACAACAACTTTTGCTTTAGTTATATCTTTCTTTAAAAGTTTATATGAATTTAAAATTCCAGCTGTTACAACAATTGCAGTTCCATGTTGGTCATCGTGGAACACTGGTATATCTAACTCCTCTTTTAATCTAGTTTCAATCTCAATACATCTAGGTGCTGAGATATCCTCTAAATTTATTCCACCAAAGCTTGGAGCTAAAATTTTACAAGTTCTTATAATTTCTTCAGTATCTTGAGTATCTAAACATATTGGAAATGCATTAACTCCTGCGAACTCTTTAAATAAAATAGCCTTTCCTTCCATAACTGGTAATGCAGCTTCTGCTCCTATATTTCCTAATCCTAACACAGCTGACCCATCACTTATAACAGCTACCATATTTCCTTTTGAAGTGTATTTATATACATCAGCTTTATTCTCTGCTATTCTTCTACAAGGCTCTGCAACACCTGGTGAATAAGCTAAACTTAGTTCCTCTTTTGAAGTTACAGCAACTTTACTAATAACCTCTATCTTTCCCTTATTTTTTTCGTGAAGTTCTAATGATTTTTCATAAACAGTTTCTTTTTTCATGATACATCTCCTCTAAAAAATTTTTAAGTTTATTCAAGAGCAATGATAACATAAAAAGTAAAATAAAAAAATTTAACAAAGATTTTAAACAATTAATTAACTTAATTAAGTTTTTAATGAAATATATAAAAAATATCAATAACATAACTTATTAAAGGTTTTTATTAATATTTATGGTAAATAATATACAAGAAAAAATTTTAGTAGAAATTTAAGAAAGGAACTTTATGAACGTAAAAATTTTAATAGGAGTTGGAATTATGATTGGAACTTTAGCTTTTGGAAATTGGCAAAATTTTAAAAAACCTACAGATAATGAACTAAAATCAAAACTCACACCTATTCAATATGCAGTCACTCAAAAAAATGCTACAGAACCGGCTTTTAATAATGAGTATGAGAACAATAAAAAAGCTGGAATCTATGTAGATATTGTCTCTGGTGAACCTCTTTTTTCATCTAAGGATAAGTTTGATTCAGGAACTGGTTGGCCAAGCTTTACAAAACCTTTAGTACCCGAAAATATAGTTTTAAAAAAAGATTTTAAACTTATTTGGCCAAGAACTGAAGTAAGAAGTAGATATGGTGATTCACATCTAGGTCACGTCTTTAACGATGGGCCAGCACCCACAGGAAAAAGATATTGTATGAACTCTGCTTCTCTAAAATTTATTCCTACTGAAGACTTAGAAAAAGAAGGGTACGGTGAATTTTTAAAAAACTTTCAATAATCGCTAATAAAAATTAAATTTTTGAGGAGAAATCATTATGAATAGAATAAAATTTTTATTAATATCAATGATAACTTTAAGTACTATTTCTATGGCTGAAATAAAAGTAGCTTATTTAGCTGGAGGATGTTTTTGGTGTACAGAAGCTGATATGGAAAAAGTTCCTGGAGTTGTAGATGTAATCTCTGGATACTCTGGTGGACATGTGGAAAACCCTACATATGACCAAGTATCTAGTGGAACCACTGGACATTTTGAGTCTATCGAGGTAAAATATGATAGTGACAAAATTAGCTATTCTCAATTATTACATAGCTTTTTAAAGGTAATTAATCCTACTGATGACAATGGACAATTTGTAGATAGAGGATATCAGTACTCACCAGCTATTTTCTATCAAAATACCAATGAAGAGAATCTTGCAAAAAAAGCTTTAAAGCAAATACAAAAAGAAGGACATTTTGCTGAAATAAATGTTAAACTTCTTCCGTTTAATAAATTCTATGCTGCCGAGAAGTATCATCAAGATTATTATAAAAAAAATCCTATACGATATAAATACTACAGATATCGTTCTGGTAGAGATCAATTCTTAGAAAAAGTTTGGGGAAATAATTAAATAAAAATAAAAGGAAGCCTTTAAAAGCTTCCTTTTTTATATATAAATTTTTTATGATAAATTATATAATACCCTATCTCTTTACTCTAAAAAGAGATGCAGTATATATAATAAGGCCACTCCAAATTAAAGAGAATGTTATAGTATGTACACTTGAAAAGTTTTCTCCAAATACGAACACTCCAAGTAGTAAAACCAATGTAGGCGTAAGATATTGAAAAAATCCAATAGATGATAATTTTGATAACTTCGTTCCTAAAGAGAAAAGAAAAAGTGGTATTACCGTTACAACTCCTGCTCCCATCAATAAAATTTTATCAAAATTTGCTGCTTCTACCCCTTTTCCACCTTTAATCATTAGTAAGTATAAGATTGCAACTGGAAAATATACCAATGTTTCAATTGTTAATGCTAAAATTGGATCAATTTTGATTTTCTTTTTTGCTATACTGTACCCTGTAAAAGTTCCAGCTACTAAAAGAGAGTATAGTGGTAACTTTTGATAAATAATAGACATATAGCATACTCCTAATGTAGCTAAAATAATTGCAATTTTTTGATGTTTACTTAAAGTTTCTTTAAAAATAAATCTTCCAGCAAGAATTAAAAGCAGCGGATTTATAAAGTATCCTAAGCTAGCTTCTAAAACACGGTTACTATTAACTAAAAAGATATACGACATCCAGTTTGCACAATTAAATGTAGCAGCTAAAATAATATAGTATATTGTTTTTTTATTTTTAAAAATCTCAACTAACTCATTTTTTTGTTTTTTTAAAATCACAAAAATAATTAGAAAGAAAAAAGACCAAATTATTCTGTGTGAAACAATCTCTAAAGCTGGAATACTTTTTAGATTTGTCCAGTATAAAGGGAAAAGTCCCCATAATACAAAGGCAGTTAAGGAATACAACATCCCTTTTTGATTATTTTCCATTTAAATCTCCTCGATAATTTTTTATTTTAATAATAGATCCAAAAGCCCTTTTAAATTTGAAATTTCATAGGTCGGTTTAATCTCACCATCTATTGTGATACCCTTTGGATTATATAGACAGGTATCGATTCCAAAGTTTATTCCCCCTCTTATATCTGAGGTTAAACTATCTCCAATCATTAGAATGTTTGAGATATTTTCTATCTGGTTGTTTTCTAAAGCTATTTTAAATATTTCAGGATTTGGTTTTGAAACTCCAACCTCTTCAGAAACTATAATATCATTGAAATATGGAGCTATTAAAGAGTTTCTAATTCTTCCATTTTGAACCTTTGTAAGTCCATTGGTTATAATGAATAGTTTATATTTTCCATATAACTCCTTTATTAAATCTAAACTATCATGAAAAAGAATTGAAGATTTAGAAAGATTGTCCATATATCTATCTGCAAAATCATATGGATCAAAAATATAGTTAAGACGATTGCAATATCTTCTAAATCTCTCTATTTTTAACTCACCTTGAGTTATTTTTCCCTCCTCTAACTCTTTCCATATTTTACTATTTATCTCTTTGTATATTGGCAAATGGTATTCCTTATCATAGTCAATCTCATAACCAATTAAAGTTTTTTCTAAAGCTTCCATTTCCGATGCTTTAAAATCAAATAAAGTATCGTCTGCATCAAAAATTAATGTATTGTATTTCATGATTTCACCCCGTTATTTTTTTCAGCATAATCCTTTGCAAGATTTATACTTAAAGATAAAAGAAACATACTTATTATTGTCCCTTCTCTAACATAGATTGGAAGATCTCCAACCATTGATATTCCCACTGAAATGATAAGAGAAAAAACATCTACTAAATATCTTAATTTCATAAATGAAATTTTAGTCATTTGAGATATTTTTATACACACATTTTCAAGAGGAAAAGTTATTATATTATAATATATAATAATACCTATAGACAACCCACTTATTACTGTTCCACCACTAAAAATTAAAAGCCGTTGAATATATCCAAGAGAGGATAGGCCACTAAAAATATTATATGTAAAATAATTAATAAAACTTCCAAACATAAAAACAGAAACTCCCTGTACCAAATATTTATATTTCTCATTAAATTTAGTTAATATCATATAGATTAGTAAAAATATTATGTTGAAAAATGTCGTTATAGTTCCAACTTTTATGTCACTCATAGTTGCAACAGCTAAGTTCATGGAGTTGTAGCTGCTTACACCTATATTTGCAACAATTCCTAAACTCACTCCAAGAGCTGAAATTATATAAAAAATATAAGATTTTGTAATGTTTAAAATTAACTTCATAGAATACTCTCCTTTTAATTTATGTCTAATTTGTATAAAGTATAATTTATATAGATTCTAGAATAATTACACTATTATTTTAATTGAAATAGCTTTATAATAATATGAAATATTGCACATTATGGAGGAAATTATGAAGAAAATTTCAATGGAAAATATAAATAAAAGTTTAAAATTAAATATTGATAAATATGGGAATATTTTTGGTTCCCTTACCTCTAATATGGAAGTTGAAATTTTTAATCCTGGGGAAAAGATTATTTTTTATAATGCCCCTCTTGAAAAATTGAGATTTATGATTCAAGGGAGAGCCAAGATACTCTTTGTCCATGAGGATGGGAAGCAATCCATAATTCATTTTGTTAAAAAAGGGGAGTATTTAGGAGAACTGAGTTTTTTAGAGATTGAAAAGGACCCTAAGGAGGTTATTTCAATTACAGAATCGATTTTTGTTTCAATTGATATGTCTCTAGCTAAAAAAGAGTTAGTTAAAGACACTCAATTTCTATTTGATTTATCTAAGTTTATTGGAAATAAGATGTTAGAACGAACTTACTTCCACTCTAAAAATCAAAATTATGGACTAAAAAATAGACTAGCTGGATATATTTTAATGTCTCAAAGCAATGAGATATATTTAGAAAAACACACTGAAACAGCGGAATATCTAGGAGTAAGTTATAGACAGCTTCTATATATTTTTAAAGAGTTTTTAGACCAAGGGGTGCTTATAAAACTTAAAAAAGGTTACAAAGTCAATATAAAAAATTTAGAATTATTAGCCAAGGATACAGTTATAGCTTAGGTTGATCTAAATTTTTAAAAGAGATAGAAAAGGCGTCAAAGTTTTCCTTTGACACCAGATTAAATCTATTTTATTTTAAAAATCACTTAAAATAATTGAAGAATCCTTTTGACTAGCCTCTATAAGCTCCTCACTAAATCCAGACTTTGAAAATAGCATATAGTACTCTTTACGAGAGCCGTTTTTCCATTTGACAGATTTAGCTTTCTCTTTAAGTTTATAAAGAACACTCAGTCCCACATGTTTATTTGACCACTTACACTCACCAAATAAAATCTCGTTCTCTCCTAGAGCAACAACATCTATCTCCTCATTTTTATCCCACCATCTCCCAAGATTTTTTATAGGAAATGGAACTTTACTATCCCACATTAAAGTCTCCCTTGAAAGATCCTCATAAACTTTTGAGACCCAAAGGTCGAAAGTAGTTTTAATCTTTTCTAAAGGGTAGGTTAAGTTTTCAATCTCTAAATAACTTTGATACGGATAAACATAGTTAAACCAAAAGTTCAAATAGTTATCCTTTATCTTATAAAGTGCCTTTTTACTATTTTTTATATCCTCAGTTACAGGTATCTCTTTTTCAAGAATATCCAACTCTATAAGTTTAGAGATATATGGAGTTAATCCATTGGATGGAATCTCAAGCTGTGATGAGATAGAGGACATCTTCGTATTTCCAACAGCTATAGATTGTAAAATAGAGAAGTATCTAGATAGATCATTTATCTCCTCTTGAAGTAAAAACTTAGGTTCTGAGTACAAATAGTTATCTCTATCAAAAATATTATGCTCTATGTTCCAAAGAGGAGTTCTCTCTCTATTAAAACTTAAAATATATTTTGGAATCCCCCCAGTGATTGAGTACATCTCAATTAATGAATGATGTGATCTCTCACTAAAAAATTCTGGATAATATTTAAAATCTATTGGTTTTAGTTTTATCTGAGCTGTTCTTCTTCCAAATAGCGGACTATCATAAGCTAAAACCTCAGAGTACATCATAGATATTAGGGACCCGCAAAGAATTATCATAATATTTTTATCCTTTAACTTCTCATCAAAAATTCTTTGGAATATAGATGAAAAACTTTTATTTACCATACAAAGATATTGAAACTCATCAATTACCAAAACAAACTTCTCATCTCCAAGTTTACTTATAAAATAATCAAATAGCGTGTCCCAGTCTTTTATCTCAATTTTTTTTACAAAATCATCATTGAAGTGCTCTCCCAATTGATTTTTAAATCTATTTATTTGAACAGTTTCATTCTGCTTATCTGCAAAAAAATAAAAAGCTTTTTTATCTTTTATAAACTCTTTGATAAGAGTTGTCTTTCCAACTCTTCTTCTTCCGTAGATAACAGTGAAGCTTGAATTTTTTTCAAACTCTCTATTTAAAGTTTTCATCTCTTTTTGTCTATTTACAAAATTCATAATATCACCTCATCTATATTATATAATTTTAATTATAATAATTCAAATTATAATAATCTAAATTATTATACAAGATAATTTTATATTTTCCTAAAAAAATTTATAAAAAATTTAAACTTTTGATATAATAAAAAGGCTCTAAAAATTAAGGAGGTATTAAATGAAAGTACATCATGTTTGCATTGAAACATCTAAGTATGATGAATCAATATTTTTTTACACTAAAGTTTTAAATTTTTCATTAAAAAAAGAAACGTCTAATTTCCATGGAAGAGACTATAACTCTTGGTTAGAATTAGATGGATTTTATATCGAATTACAAACATCTAAAAACAAAGAACGAAAAGAATCTATTCCAAATGACAAAGGACTTGTGCATATCTGTTTTTTTGTAGAAGACATCTTCAAAGAGTTAGAAAGAATAAAATTAATTTATAATAATTTTAAACTAAAAAATAATGAGATTTTGTATAATGTAGAAGGTGGAAATCTTTTTAAATTAATTGCTCCAGAAGGTACAATTATAGAAATTAGAGGTAATCCACTCTTCTAATTTTTCTATTTAAAATTTCAATTAATATCCTTCTCAAATACAAAAATTGTAATCAAAACTAGACATCTAAATTATTATATGAAATATTTATCTAAAAAACGCAAACGTTTGCATAAAGTTGGTTAAAAGGAGAAAATTTATGAAAAATAGTATTAAATTAACTGATTTAAAATTAGAATGGATTAACAAACCTAAACATTCAAAAATTGAAAGTAGTAAAGTCTCTATAATAACAGACCCACAAACAGATTTTTGGCAACGAACTTATTATGGATTTCAAAATAATAATGCTCCAGCTTTATTATCAAAAATTGCAGATAAATATTTTTCATTTGTGGTAAAAACAGAATTTAATTCAAAACAACGGTATGACCAATGCGGAGTTATTATTTATCAAGATTCTGATAACTGGTTTAAGGCTTCAATTGAGTATGAAAATGAAGAGTTTCAAAGACTTGGAAGTGTTGTTACAAATAATGGTTATTCTGATTGGGCAACAACAGATATTCCTGCCATACATAAGTTCATGTATTATCGTCTTAGTCGTCGTGAAAATGATTTTTGTATAGAATCATCTTATGATGGTATTAATTATAAACAAATGAGAATTTTTCATCTATTTTCTGCTAACGAAATAATTAATATAGGTATTTATGCTTGTAGTCCTGAAAATTCAAGCTTTTACGCAGAATTTTCAGGACTTGAATTTGTGGATTGTAAATGGGAGGAACATAAATAATAAATATAGCCAAGTCTTTAAAACTAGACTTTAAAGCTATCTTTAGAGTTTTAATAAAGTAAAATG is part of the Cetobacterium somerae genome and encodes:
- a CDS encoding DMT family transporter, with amino-acid sequence MNAKLKIIITMVTFGTLGPFIKNIGLVSSEIALYRAIIALIILTIFILFNKKFSQVSTVKNNLWKLFFSGGAMGFNWILLFEAYNYTSIALATLCYYFAPVVVVIMSTLFFREKLTLKQIICFIGSTIGLILIIGVSSGGKSDMTGILFGLGAAVLYATVILLNKSMTGIDGITRTIFQLAAAVMVIFPYVFGTEGFHILQLDNIGLINLIIVGIVHTGIVYVLYFSSLSELSGQEVSVLSYLDPLFAILISILWMGESITQLQLLGGGMILLFTLTNEMKIYKKSILKAK
- a CDS encoding TRM11 family SAM-dependent methyltransferase, whose amino-acid sequence is MNQVLKYMYIVNYPTFEEDLCLLEMRAIFGKIPDEKTLFSNIGFNSSNSPFIKTRLDIIYEKDTIEELLVEINKDTTVYNNFKLEYVRLNNNNNIPYEERLDLIKKLSMNIIGTHNFKNPEFNFGVTKVDGKWLFGIDNKNDYKWHTHDNKPCSYSNSLGVKVAKAIVNIANNGLKEKTIIDPCCGVGTTIVEALDAGYQIEGYEINKHIAKNANINLEFYGFNPIVINDDMHNIKKKYDSSIIDIPYGLFSHTSEDEQQDIINTARRISNKIVLISFEEHDSMIAKAGFKIIDRCVVTKGKFKRFIVVAE
- a CDS encoding GNAT family N-acetyltransferase is translated as MSYKIEKLNKELIKKEISDILNVWESSVRATHFFLKESDIMDLKPLVEQGALYVDEFFCIRNNEEIIAFIGIHEDKIEMLFVSDDFRGKGIGKQLINFVISNLNVKYVDVNEQNPKGTAFYEHIGFSVFKRSEFDDHGNPYPILHMKLNK
- a CDS encoding GNAT family N-acetyltransferase encodes the protein MLDQKQEFKIRIAKEEDTSLILKFIKELADYEKLLSEVVATEEILRESLFKRNMAEVIIGELNGKPIGFALFFHNFSTFLGKPGIYLEDLYVKPAFRGRDFGKQMLGYLATLCEERDCGRLEWWCLDWNKSSIEFYKKLGAEPMDEWTTFRVTGKNLKKLSENYKKI
- a CDS encoding AEC family transporter, which codes for MLDTILDSIVPVFFVIALGWFSGKKKIVSIEHKKAFADYVMMFSFPLHLFIGSAKANPKTLLDVRIISSFALALMGLYVISFIIQKHIFKYDSRKAAQGSIVCAFPNMAFMGIPVLTSLIGPEALISVAIGNVITSIFMIPITTIILESKDATASPMKIIKSSLINCIKKPLIIAPILGLLCSVFHIEIPKVVFHSFELIGKSTSGVSLFSLGLIMASYRVVLSGQVYFNIFMKNILQPIIMSGLIVLFHLKGIMAKEILLLCAMPTATISTMFGLKYGVSEVESSSSTILGTIFSIVTLSFLISFIL
- a CDS encoding NAD(P)-dependent malic enzyme, translated to MKKETVYEKSLELHEKNKGKIEVISKVAVTSKEELSLAYSPGVAEPCRRIAENKADVYKYTSKGNMVAVISDGSAVLGLGNIGAEAALPVMEGKAILFKEFAGVNAFPICLDTQDTEEIIRTCKILAPSFGGINLEDISAPRCIEIETRLKEELDIPVFHDDQHGTAIVVTAGILNSYKLLKKDITKAKVVVCGAGAAGSSIIKMIKKLDVADILAIDIDGIIARDDENREYNFLTTELSEITNKENLKGGLKEAIKGADIFIGVSAPGLLKPEMVKEMNKDSVIFAMANPTPEIMPEEALAAGAKIVGTGRSDYPNQINNVLAFPGLFKGALESGAKKITEEMKFATSQAIANLITDDELSTEYVIPSPFDPRVAETVAKAISDLVKK
- the msrA gene encoding peptide-methionine (S)-S-oxide reductase MsrA; its protein translation is MNRIKFLLISMITLSTISMAEIKVAYLAGGCFWCTEADMEKVPGVVDVISGYSGGHVENPTYDQVSSGTTGHFESIEVKYDSDKISYSQLLHSFLKVINPTDDNGQFVDRGYQYSPAIFYQNTNEENLAKKALKQIQKEGHFAEINVKLLPFNKFYAAEKYHQDYYKKNPIRYKYYRYRSGRDQFLEKVWGNN
- the rarD gene encoding EamA family transporter RarD, translating into MENNQKGMLYSLTAFVLWGLFPLYWTNLKSIPALEIVSHRIIWSFFFLIIFVILKKQKNELVEIFKNKKTIYYIILAATFNCANWMSYIFLVNSNRVLEASLGYFINPLLLILAGRFIFKETLSKHQKIAIILATLGVCYMSIIYQKLPLYSLLVAGTFTGYSIAKKKIKIDPILALTIETLVYFPVAILYLLMIKGGKGVEAANFDKILLMGAGVVTVIPLFLFSLGTKLSKLSSIGFFQYLTPTLVLLLGVFVFGENFSSVHTITFSLIWSGLIIYTASLFRVKR
- a CDS encoding YjjG family noncanonical pyrimidine nucleotidase — encoded protein: MKYNTLIFDADDTLFDFKASEMEALEKTLIGYEIDYDKEYHLPIYKEINSKIWKELEEGKITQGELKIERFRRYCNRLNYIFDPYDFADRYMDNLSKSSILFHDSLDLIKELYGKYKLFIITNGLTKVQNGRIRNSLIAPYFNDIIVSEEVGVSKPNPEIFKIALENNQIENISNILMIGDSLTSDIRGGINFGIDTCLYNPKGITIDGEIKPTYEISNLKGLLDLLLK
- a CDS encoding cyclic nucleotide-binding domain-containing protein, giving the protein MKKISMENINKSLKLNIDKYGNIFGSLTSNMEVEIFNPGEKIIFYNAPLEKLRFMIQGRAKILFVHEDGKQSIIHFVKKGEYLGELSFLEIEKDPKEVISITESIFVSIDMSLAKKELVKDTQFLFDLSKFIGNKMLERTYFHSKNQNYGLKNRLAGYILMSQSNEIYLEKHTETAEYLGVSYRQLLYIFKEFLDQGVLIKLKKGYKVNIKNLELLAKDTVIA